The following coding sequences lie in one Anaerolineae bacterium genomic window:
- a CDS encoding B12-binding domain-containing radical SAM protein, translating into RLRDAIGKGISEEDILRSAAMAAERRFTQLKLYFMLGLPGEEEADVEALIELVQRTAGQFPHQIVVNVTPFVPKPHTPFQWLSAPAVDVVKARLERVRQGLRGKRMQVRAESPEWSQVQAVLARGDERLAPALVGLRRPTLAAWRQSLEEQGLEPAEWLRAWGYEESLPWDHIDHGVGRRFLQRMAERAEEGKLPAGCPGAGCTACGVCEIAGTGEA; encoded by the coding sequence GCGCCTGCGCGACGCCATCGGCAAGGGCATTTCCGAGGAGGATATCCTGCGTTCTGCCGCCATGGCGGCAGAACGCCGTTTCACCCAGTTGAAGCTGTATTTCATGCTGGGTCTCCCGGGGGAGGAAGAGGCGGATGTGGAAGCGCTGATCGAACTGGTACAGCGCACCGCCGGCCAGTTCCCTCATCAGATCGTGGTGAATGTGACCCCCTTTGTGCCTAAGCCGCATACGCCGTTCCAGTGGCTGTCCGCGCCGGCGGTGGATGTGGTCAAGGCCCGGTTGGAACGGGTCCGCCAGGGTCTGCGAGGCAAACGGATGCAGGTGCGCGCTGAAAGCCCAGAGTGGTCGCAGGTGCAGGCAGTGCTGGCGCGCGGCGATGAGCGCCTGGCGCCGGCGCTGGTCGGACTGCGCCGACCGACGCTGGCCGCCTGGCGGCAGAGCCTGGAGGAACAGGGCCTGGAGCCGGCGGAGTGGTTGAGGGCCTGGGGATATGAGGAGTCACTGCCGTGGGACCATATTGACCATGGGGTCGGCCGGCGCTTCCTCCAACGCATGGCCGAACGGGCGGAGGAGGGGAAACTGCCGGCCGGCTGTCCAGGGGCCGGCTGTACCGCTTGCGGCGTGTGCGAGATCGCTGGAACAGGAGAGGCCTGA